From a single Glycine soja cultivar W05 chromosome 19, ASM419377v2, whole genome shotgun sequence genomic region:
- the LOC114400200 gene encoding calmodulin produces the protein MADQLTDEQISEFKEAFSLFDKDGDGCITTKELGTVMRSLGQNPTEAELQDMINEVDADGNGTIDFPEFLNLMARKMKDTDSEEELKEAFRVFDKDQNGFISAAELRHVMTNLGEKLTDEEVDEMIREADVDGDGQINYEEFVKVMMAK, from the exons ATGGCGGATCAACTCACCGATGAACAGATCTCCGAGTTCAAGGAAGCCTTCAGCTTGTTCGATAAGGACGGCGATG GTTGCATCACAACCAAGGAGCTTGGAACTGTTATGCGTTCATTGGGGCAAAACCCAACTGAGGCAGAACTCCAGGACATGATCAATGAAGTGGATGCTGATGGGAATGGTACCATTGACTTCCCTGAGTTCCTAAACCTCATGGCTAGGAAGATGAAGGACACTGATTCTGAGGAGGAGCTGAAAGAGGCATTCCGGGTTTTCGACAAGGATCAGAATGGGTTCATCTCTGCTGCTGAGCTCCGTCATGTGATGACCAACCTCGGGGAGAAACTCACCGATGAAGAGGTCGATGAGATGATTCGTGAGGCTGATGTTGATGGAGATGGCCAAATAAACTACGAGGAGTTCGTTAAGGTGATGATGGCCAAGTGA